Proteins co-encoded in one Polynucleobacter sp. MG-6-Vaara-E2 genomic window:
- a CDS encoding MOSC domain-containing protein → MKLISISSGKVLPLFGNHHPNYQSVASAIHKKSMSNLQNPKAVEINHLGVVGDEQADLSVHGGIEKAIYVYPSEHYAFWNELLARETKKHSSLEYGAIGENFTIEGLLETDVFVGDQLLIGELEFSVVKLREPCFKFNAALGYKGASKAMLQSGFSGWYLRVLKTGSLSAGASITLIPGPRNISIAAQNKTLLNRRNQKDLWE, encoded by the coding sequence ATGAAGCTCATCTCCATTTCCTCAGGAAAGGTTCTGCCTTTATTTGGCAATCATCACCCCAATTACCAATCCGTGGCATCAGCAATTCACAAGAAGAGCATGAGTAATTTACAAAATCCTAAAGCAGTGGAAATTAATCATCTTGGAGTTGTGGGAGATGAACAGGCCGACTTAAGTGTGCACGGTGGCATTGAAAAAGCAATTTATGTTTATCCATCAGAGCACTACGCGTTCTGGAATGAGCTACTCGCACGCGAAACCAAAAAGCACTCATCACTTGAATATGGGGCTATTGGTGAAAACTTCACAATTGAAGGTCTTTTAGAAACAGATGTGTTTGTTGGTGACCAACTACTGATTGGTGAGCTTGAGTTTTCTGTTGTCAAATTAAGAGAGCCTTGTTTTAAATTCAATGCTGCTTTAGGCTACAAGGGAGCCAGCAAGGCTATGCTCCAATCGGGCTTTAGTGGTTGGTACTTACGCGTACTCAAAACAGGCTCTTTGTCAGCAGGCGCTAGTATCACTCTAATTCCAGGCCCCAGAAATATTTCGATTGCCGCACAAAATAAAACCCTCTTAAATCGTCGGAATCAAAAAGATTTGTGGGAATAA
- a CDS encoding DUF6150 family protein — protein sequence MKNQLRKVLIWLALGTFLPQSAFAAQIFITNYPSEANAKVFVTKYPSEANCIVYETQYSSDNEPGVWFYTKYKSDARATIYYTQYKSDADLVVYFTKYKSDARCRY from the coding sequence ATGAAAAATCAACTGCGAAAAGTACTGATTTGGTTAGCCTTAGGCACTTTTTTACCCCAGAGCGCATTTGCAGCACAAATCTTTATCACTAACTACCCATCGGAAGCCAATGCCAAGGTCTTTGTTACCAAGTACCCATCCGAGGCAAATTGCATTGTTTATGAAACCCAATACTCCAGCGATAACGAGCCAGGAGTTTGGTTTTATACAAAATATAAAAGTGATGCTCGAGCTACGATCTACTACACCCAATACAAATCCGATGCTGATCTTGTGGTGTATTTCACGAAGTACAAAAGCGATGCTCGTTGTCGCTACTAA
- the recA gene encoding recombinase RecA: MSGDKQKALTAALAQIEKQFGKGSIMRLGDAEISQDIQVVSSGSLGLDIALGVGGLARGRVIEIYGPESSGKTTLTLHAIAEMQKLGGTCAFIDAEHALDVQYASRLGVDVNNLLISQPDTGEQALEIADALVRSGSIDLIVIDSVAALVPKAEIEGDMGDSLPGLQARLMSQALRKLTGAIKRTNTTVIFINQIRMKIGVMFGSPETTTGGNALKFYASMRLDIRRIGSIKKGDEVVGNETRVKVVKNKVSPPFREAIFDIMYGAGISREGEIIDMGVEADIVEKSGSWYSYNGDRIGQGKDNVRDFLKENPAIAKDIEAKIREKLGVKVGSAVVTDVLSEEEEVE; encoded by the coding sequence ATGAGTGGAGACAAACAAAAAGCACTAACAGCTGCCTTAGCGCAAATTGAAAAGCAATTTGGCAAAGGCTCGATCATGCGATTGGGTGATGCTGAAATCAGTCAAGATATTCAAGTGGTATCAAGTGGATCACTTGGCTTGGATATCGCTCTGGGTGTTGGTGGTCTAGCACGTGGTCGCGTCATAGAAATCTACGGCCCAGAATCATCTGGTAAAACGACTTTAACGTTGCATGCTATTGCTGAAATGCAAAAGCTCGGTGGCACTTGCGCATTTATTGACGCTGAGCACGCTTTAGATGTTCAGTACGCATCACGCTTGGGCGTAGACGTAAATAATTTATTGATTTCTCAGCCAGACACTGGCGAGCAGGCATTAGAGATTGCTGATGCCTTGGTGCGCTCCGGATCAATTGATTTAATCGTTATTGACTCTGTTGCGGCGCTGGTTCCAAAGGCTGAGATTGAAGGCGACATGGGTGATTCATTGCCAGGCTTACAGGCTCGTTTGATGAGTCAAGCTTTGCGTAAATTGACTGGCGCTATCAAGCGTACCAACACCACCGTGATTTTTATTAATCAAATTCGTATGAAGATTGGCGTGATGTTTGGTTCTCCAGAGACCACTACTGGTGGTAATGCGCTGAAGTTCTACGCTTCTATGCGTTTGGATATTCGTCGTATCGGTAGCATCAAAAAAGGTGATGAGGTTGTTGGTAACGAAACTCGTGTGAAGGTTGTGAAGAATAAAGTTTCTCCTCCATTTCGTGAAGCTATTTTTGACATCATGTATGGCGCTGGCATTTCAAGAGAGGGTGAGATCATTGACATGGGTGTTGAGGCCGATATCGTTGAAAAGTCAGGGTCTTGGTATAGCTACAACGGCGATCGCATTGGTCAAGGTAAAGACAATGTACGCGATTTCTTGAAAGAGAATCCCGCAATCGCTAAAGATATTGAAGCCAAAATTCGTGAGAAGCTAGGCGTTAAGGTTGGCTCTGCAGTAGTCACTGATGTTCTGAGTGAGGAAGAGGAAGTCGAATAA
- a CDS encoding DUF2878 domain-containing protein — translation MAKFWNFVFFQLGWFACVLGAANKQVFWAVLGTLGYIAFHIWRLDEPRESFRLLSRALIYGILADTLIVHLGYLDFQDSWPLSYLSPVWMWVLWVLVATTINGSLSWLRGRPILGAILGGICGPMSYEAGIRMGAGGWGPGGQTIGFILVGIVWAVAIPLFFYWDRTPLEQGLVKNL, via the coding sequence ATGGCTAAATTTTGGAATTTTGTCTTTTTCCAGCTAGGTTGGTTTGCTTGTGTGTTGGGCGCTGCTAACAAGCAAGTGTTCTGGGCGGTTCTGGGAACGTTGGGCTACATTGCCTTTCATATATGGCGCCTAGATGAGCCCAGGGAGTCATTCCGTTTATTAAGCAGGGCGCTTATTTATGGAATCCTGGCTGATACCCTAATTGTTCATCTGGGTTACTTAGATTTTCAAGATTCTTGGCCCTTAAGCTACCTATCCCCAGTTTGGATGTGGGTTCTATGGGTTTTAGTAGCCACCACCATCAATGGATCTTTGTCCTGGTTGCGTGGCAGGCCAATCCTGGGGGCCATATTAGGGGGGATTTGTGGCCCAATGTCCTATGAGGCTGGCATTCGGATGGGGGCTGGAGGTTGGGGTCCAGGCGGGCAGACTATCGGTTTTATCCTCGTTGGGATCGTTTGGGCTGTGGCTATACCCTTGTTTTTCTATTGGGATCGAACCCCTCTCGAACAAGGATTAGTAAAAAATCTGTAA